The proteins below come from a single Malus domestica chromosome 03, GDT2T_hap1 genomic window:
- the LOC139194681 gene encoding uncharacterized protein: MATAVWFASQLGLSARDRPQDGWNDWLANRKSALALESFDLLLMIVWSIWRERNAFLWNGKITPPMEIQYRTTTWLQKFKKWHGKTKSISSREVQKWKKPENHWLKCNFDGAWVENERIGGVGVIVRDHLGKFVAAMAMQILGVTSLAQGRQCCLLKKWEANMVRFESDASLVIAALNWIRFQIFLLWDM; encoded by the coding sequence ATGGCTACTGCAGTGTGGTTTGCGAGTCAGTTGGGACTCAGTGCGAGAGATCGACCACAGGACGGTTGGAATGATTGGTTGGCAAACAGGAAATCTGCTTTGGCACTAGAAAGTTTTGACTTATTGCTAATGATTGTCTGGAGTATTTGGAGGGAAAGAAATGCGTTCCTATGGAATGGGAAGATCACACCACCTATGGAAATTCAATATAGGACAACGACTTGGCTACAGAAGTTCAAGAAATGGCATGGGAAGACTAAATCCATAAGCTCTCGTGAGGTGCAGAAGTGGAAGAAACCAGAGAATCATTGGCTTAAATGTAATTTCGATGGAGCCTGGGTGGAGAATGAAAGAATCGGCGGGGTGGGAGTTATTGTTCGTGACCATTTGGGTAAGTTTGTGGCGGCAATGGCTATGCAAATTCTTGGAGTGACCTCACTGGCTCAAGGGCGGCAGTGTTGTTTGCTCAAAAAATGGGAAGCCAATATGGTTAGGTTTGAAAGTGATGCAAGTTTGGTTATTGCGGCTTTGAATTGGATAAGGTTTCAAATTTTTCTCCTTTGGGACATGTGA
- the LOC103410877 gene encoding SKP1-like protein 1, whose product MFEVEEAVAMESQTIKHMVEDGCAGNTIPLPNVTSAILAKVIEYCTKHREEGMAIATDSENNFKEWDAEFIKINQNTLYDLIMAANYLNIKGLLDLTCQIVVDMIKGKAPEEIRKMFNIKNDFAPKEEEKIHREN is encoded by the coding sequence ATGTTCGAGGTGGAAGAGGCAGTGGCCATGGAGTCGCAGACCATCAAGCACATGGTGGAGGACGGATGCGCCGGCAATACCATTCCCTTGCCAAACGTGACGAGCGCCATCCTTGCAAAGGTCATTGAGTACTGCACAAAGCATCGTGAAGAGGGCATGGCTATTGCTACTGACAGCGAGAATAATTTCAAGGAGTGGGATGCCGAGTTCATAAAGATCAACCAAAACACTCTCTATGACCTAATAATGGCGGCAAACTATCTCAACATCAAGGGCCTGCTTGACCTGACGTGTCAAATTGTGGTGGACATGATCAAGGGGAAGGCACCTGAAGAGATTCGCAAGatgttcaacatcaagaacGATTTCGCtccaaaggaagaagaaaagattcATAGGGAGAACTAG